One Melitaea cinxia chromosome 17, ilMelCinx1.1, whole genome shotgun sequence genomic region harbors:
- the LOC123661892 gene encoding ceramide-1-phosphate transfer protein codes for MSSENALDLQYVHDSFQKSLKDDDDVIVDPYIEGYNELVKFLNLIGSVFSFVSSDVKSKIKIMEKHRAGEDSLYYESFKKMMKYEKETNLHEKNGFTSGSRTMLRLHRGLDFIRLFLKRLSELDDGVNTCTTCQNSYNETLAEFHPWYIRKAATLAMHALPSRPDLLKKVFGSEDKLSEAMEILPQTLQSCDEVYKRVEQLYSDFDFHGLP; via the exons atgTCTAGTGAAAATGCTTTGGACTTACAATACGTTCACGACAGTTtccaaaaaagtttaaaagacGATGACGATGTAATCGTAGACCCTTATATAGAAGGTTACAATGAACTAGTAAA GTTTTTAAATCTCATCGGATCGGTGTTTTCGTTCGTGAGCAGCGATGTTAAGAGTAAAATTAAGATTATGGAGAAGCATCGCGCTGGGGAGGACTCTTTGTATTACGAGTCGTTCAAAAAAATGATGAAGTATGAGAAGGAAACGAACTTGCACGAAAAGAATGGTTTCACGTCTGGTTCGAGGACAATGCTGCGTTTGCATAGAGGCTTAG attttataagaCTCTTCCTCAAAAGGCTCAGTGAGTTGGATGACGGTGTGAACACCTGTACCACTTGCCAAAACTCATACAATGAGACCCTTGCCGAGTTTCATCCTTGGTACATTAGAAAAGCAGCTACTCTAGCTATGCACGCGCTGCCATCTAGACCGGACTTATTAAAAAAG GTATTCGGTTCGGAAGACAAACTGTCCGAGGCGATGGAGATATTGCCCCAAACTCTACAATCTTGCGACGAGGTCTACAAACGCGTCGAGCAGCTTTACTCGGACTTCGATTTCCACGGCTTGCCATAG
- the LOC123661526 gene encoding RING finger and CHY zinc finger domain-containing protein 1 has protein sequence MSKANSDTPNGESAVVTEEIAEKRVGCAHYKRRAKFVTPCCNKFYMCRYCHDEKEEHYFNRKSVTELICTECDTRQKVQAECVNCGVRFGNYTCLICNLFDDEDKKQYHCDGCGICRVGGRDKFFHCERCNMCLPMQLQRVGHRCVENVSRSNCPVCLEDIHTSRIPCHIPDCGHLLHRPCFEQMLKSGHYACPTCQTSMIDMTNLWNYLDSEVAATPMPPEYADYKTTILCKDCHKLSTVKFHVVGLKCQHCGGYNTCQTNGFHKDSGTSEQCESASSTSSSTSTSTSRSGSSFEPQEERTDELPRANPLDEPPQA, from the exons atgtcaaaagCGAATTCCGATACTCCTAATGGCGAATCTGCTGTGGTTACCGAAGAAATCGCTGAAAAACGCGTTGGTTGCGCTCATTACAAACGAAGAGCTAAGTTTGTG ACACCATGTTGCAACAAGTTCTACATGTGCCGATACTGCCATGATGAGAAAGAAGAACACTATTTCAACAGGAAGTCGGTTACGGAGCTGATATGCACAGAGTGTGACACTCGGCAGAAGGTCCAAGCAGAATGTGTAAACTGCGGAGTGAGATTTGGCAat TATACATGCCTCATATGCAACTTGTTCGACGATGAAGATAAGAAGCAGTACCACTGTGATGGATGCGGTATCTGTCGTGTGGGAGGTCGTGACAAGTTCTTTCATTGCGAACGCTGTAACATGTGCCTGCCTATGCAGTTGCAGAGAGTTGGTCATAGg TGCGTTGAGAATGTATCCCGATCCAACTGTCCAGTGTGTCTGGAAGATATACACACGTCTCGCATACCCTGCCACATCCCGGACTGTGGACACTTGTTACACCGACCTTGCTTCGAACAGATGCTCAAGTCTGGACACTATGCCTGTCCTACTTGCCAGACTAGCATGATTGATATGACTAAT TTGTGGAACTACCTTGACTCTGAGGTAGCAGCGACTCCAATGCCACCGGAGTATGCCGACTACAAGACAACTATACTGTGCAAGGATTGTCACAAG CTATCAACAGTAAAGTTCCACGTGGTCGGACTGAAGTGTCAACACTGCGGTGGCTACAACACGTGTCAAACTAACGGATTCcacaa GGACAGTGGAACTTCTGAACAATGCGAATCTGCATCTTCAACATCCAGTTCGACATCAACTTCAACCAGTAGAAGTGGTTCATCATTTGAACCTCAAGAAGAGAGAACCGATGAACTACCTCGCGCTAACCCTCTAGATGAACCACCACAGGCCTGA